The Syntrophorhabdaceae bacterium genome includes the window GACCCCGACGACGGCCCCGGCACGGATCATCTCCCCGGCAATGGGAGGGGCAAGCCGGTCATCCTCAATGGGCAGCAGACTGTCCTGAAAAGAAGGCCTTGTCCGGATGTATTCCTCGAGCTGGTTTCGGTAGAAAAGGACACGTTCTTTTATGAAGGGGCCGAGATCGCCGCTGGTGCAGCAGAAAAGGTCTGTTTCCTTGCATTGAACGTTGTAGCAGACAAGCTCCGCGGGTTTCGATATGCGGCGATAGAATCTCTCTTCATACATGGCTTGACCGCGATGCCCATACGCGGCGTTCTCGCGGGTTCTCACCGATGGGGCGCGGTGTCTGTACTATAGCAGGAGCACGGGTTGGTGTCAAACGTGAGACATAGACCTGGATTGATAACGGGGAGGCTTTCCGCTATAATCTTTGATGGGGATCATGTTCGCGATGGAGTTCATGGACCACCGGAAGGAGCGTTTACAAAAATGAGAGATGATAAAGGATTCCCTGAGGCCGGGGGATGGCTGTGAAGGGCGATGTGCCGGAAACGGTGATGCGCGTCGATATCGTGGTGGAGCGGGGTGCACAGGAGCTGCTCCCGGAAGAGATCTACACGATCCACTCCCCGTCGGGGGTATGGATCGTGGAAGACGGTGACGAAACGGTCATCCGGACCTACCCGGAACACGTGGAGACATTCCTTGCGGCGATGCGGCAAAGCGGCATCCCCCTCGGGGACATCCGGGTCAGCGAGGAGGAGCGTCGTGATTATTCCGAAATGGCGAAGCGATACTTCCGGCCCGTCACGGTGGAGGACATCGTGATCCGGGCCCCCTGGAACTCGAAGCGCAAGGGCGTTACGTATATCACGATCGAGCCCGGAATGGCCTTCGGGACGGGCAGGCATGAGTCGACGAGGCTCATGGTAAAGCTTATGAAGGAGATAGACCATACAGGGAAGCGCGTCCTCGACCTGGGTTGCGGTTCCGCCCTGTTGTCCCTCTATGCCCGGTTGAAGGGGGCGAAACGCGTTTACGCCGTCGACAACGACCTGGACGCCGTCCTTTCGGCGCAAAAGAACGTGCTTCTCAACGAAGCATCGGGGATAGAGGTCGTCTGCGCCGACCTCATGGACGTCGGCGGAAGGTACGACATTGTTCTCGCCAACCTCGACATCCGCACGTTCGCACTGTCGTCGGGACATATCATGGGCCTTTTGAAAAAGAAAGGGACCCTTGTCGCCTCGGGTATCATCGGCCGGGAGAAAAATGAGGCCTTGAGGCTCTTCCTGCCCTGGGAGCCGGTGATGGAAGCGAGAAAGAACGCCTGGAGAGGATTTGTCTTTAGAAGATAGTTTCAGGTTTCAAGTTTCAGACAAGGGCGGAGAACCTGTTTTTTTGCGGAGGGTTCGGGGGCCGGGCCAACTTTACGAGGATATGCCATGAATATAGGGTTTCTTGCGTCACATGGGGGTAGCAACATGCAGGCCATCATCGATGCCTGCAGGGCGGGGAAGCTGCATGCGGCCCCGGTTGTCGTTATCAGCAATAACGGCGATTCCCGGGCTCTTGAACGGGCACGAGCGGAGGGTATCCCCAACTACTGCTTGAGCGGGAAGACGCACCCCGACCCGGAAGGGCTGGATCGGGCCATTCTGGACACGCTTATCCTGCACAAGGTCGATGTGGTTGCCCTTGCCGGCTATATGAAGAAGCTCGGCCCCGGAACGCTCGCCCGTTTCAGGGGGCGCATTCTCAACATCCACCCGGCACTCCTGCCAAAGCACGGCGGGAAAGGGATGTATGGCATTCATGTCCACGAAGCTGTCATCGCGGCGGGAGAGAAAGAATCCGGTGTGACCGTCCATCTTGTGAACGAGGAATACGACAGGGGGCCCATCCTTGCCCAGGTGCGCGTGCCCGTCATGCCCGACGACACCCCCGAGAAACTGGCAGAACGTGTCCTCGTCCAGGAACACATCCTCTATCCGGCAACTTTGGAGAGGATAGCGGCGGGAGAGATTGTCCTCAGGAAGGACGGATGACAATGACCAAATCTCAATACACCGGATGAAACGGTCGGCTCGTTCTGTTGCCGCTTTTTATTTGCTTATTGGAATTTGGTCACTATGTTTTACTCGAACATTGCTTCCGCGAATTCCTTTGCGTTGAAAGGTATGAGATCGTCAAGTTTCTCGCCTACACCCACGTACCTGACGGGTATGCGCAGGAGGTGGGCTATGGGGAGGATGAAGCCGCCCTTTGCCGTTCCGTCGAGTTTCGTGATGACTATGCCCGTGACGCCGACGGCGTCGTTGAATGTCTTTGCCTGGGCGATGGCGTTCTGACCGTTGGTGGCATCCACAACGAGAAGCACCTCGTGGGGCGCCCCCGCCACTTCCTTTGAAATGACACGATGTATCTTTTTCATCTCCTCGATGAGGTTTGCCTTCGTGTGGAGCCTGCCGGCCGTATCGAGGATGACGATGTCGGCAACGCGGGACTTCGCCGCCTTGACGGCATCGAAAGCGACCGCGGCCGGGTCGGATCCGTCGGCATGCCTTACCATCTCCACATTGAGCCGTTTAGCCCAGACGTCGAGCTGCTCGATGGCGGCAGCCCGAAAGGTGTCGCATGCACCGAGGAGGACCTTTTTGCCATCCTTGAGGTAAATGCCGGCCATCTTGGCGATCGTCGTCGTTTTGCCGACGCCGTTCACACCGAGGGCAAGAATGACGAAGGGCTTGCTGCCGTTGGTCATTATCGGGGATTCGATGGGGGTGAGGAGCTTCTGCACCTCTTCCTTCATGGACGACCGTATGTCGTCAGTTGTCCGTATGAGTCCCCGCTTCCATTTTTCCTTGAGGGCATCCACGAGGAGTTGTGCCGTTTCGAGACCCGCATCGGCAAGTATCAATGCCTCTTCGATCTCATCGAAGGCGTCCTCTTCGATCGGTTTTCCCGCAACCATCCATTCGATCTTTGTCTTGAGCTGATCCCGGGTCTTTGTCAGTCCGTTCTTTATCTTTTCGAAAAATCCCATAGTATTGTCCCCTAATACGCTCCGTCCCGATTATCGCGGGTGTAAAAACCCACATTACTATATATGTAAAGCTCCATGTCCTGTTCGTGCGTTTGCAGTTGCTCTTCCATGATCGTTTCCAGTCGTTCCCGGTCAACAGTGCCGGTCCGCAACATTTCCTTTATGTCATTGATGGATTCGAGGGGGTAGAACCCATCGTAGCGGTCAACATATTCCTGAAGTGCCTTCATTCCCACCGGAGCCTTGAGACCGAGGAGGATGAGGGCTTTGCAGGCGTACATTCTCAGCGAAGAGAGCATATCGGGCGGCGCGTTCTCCGCGCTGGCGATGTAGCCCAGAGCACTCCCCAGGTCATTGTGCCTGTAGGCCATAAGGGCAAGGTATGTGTACGCCGCGCCGTCGATGTTGTGCCGGGCCGCGTCTTCAAGGTGCCTTCGGGCCTCGTCGTACCTGCCTTCGGAAAGAAGGCTTTTACCGGCCCCAAGTTGCCGCGAATAGTTGTTGTAGGTCGTGCAGGAACAGAAAAGACAGGTTACGAGGACTATTCCGATTCCGCTTTGTATGGTTTTCCGCATACTTTGCAGATACCCTTCTCGTCTATTACGCCGATACAGGTCCCGTCGCTGCACAGGACCCTCTTCGAAAAATCGTCGTCGGCGGGTTCCTCCGCGACCGGTGACTCACCGGCCAGTTCCCCTCCACAAAGGTAGCAGTAAGCACCAAACCGGAATATGTCTTCCTTGCAGCGCGGGCAGGCTGTTTTCTCGAATTCCCTTGAGCACGTTTCGCATAGCATGGTCATTTTTCCGCCTTGATCACTTTTGTCACCTTGCCGTTATCAAACTCCACGTAAACCGTACCTTTGTTGTCAGGCATGAGCTTCCACTCGGGACGGTATGTCCAGATGATCTTGTCGTCGGGTGTAAGGCTCACCATGGTGGGTTCACCCAGTTTCTTCCGGATCTCGTCCTCGCTCATGGAGATAAGCGCGTTCTCCATGGTCGGCTGCGGCTTTCCTGTAACCTTTTTCATATAAGAACAGGAAACCAGAACAAAGCAGGACAGAAGTACGATACAGGTTCTTGAAAAATAGGGACTTTTGAGACTTTTCCACAATCTTTGTGGAAAACCTGTTGACAAGTTGTAAAAAAACGTTTGTAACCTGTTGATTCTACACATACAATCTCCCCTCTGCCTAAAGACCGTGCAAACTTTTTTTTCAATCTTATCAAAGACTTTCATGATTGGCTTTCATTTTGTTCCGGTCGCGCTTCCACTCATACACTATCACGGTTCATTTAAATATTCAACGGGTTGTGTACCGCCTGCGGGGGGTGCTTGCGGGCGGCCTTTCTGAGCCGTTCCATGACTGCCCGGCCAATGCCCCTTTCCGGCAGTTTTTCGGCATAGATGACGTCCACATCATCACTGTCCAGCTCGATAAGAGCGGAAAAAAAATTGGATGCCGCTTCTCTGAGGTCGCCCGACGGCGAAAGGACCCTCACGTGTTTTGACCTTACCGGTTCCGCTGGCTCTTGAAACGCGAGATAGGACGATGCCTCGTGCCCGATGTCAGAAGGGCCGTTGACAAGCCGCAGCGGTTTCGTGGGGGCATAGTGATAAGGAAGCTCCCCCGGGGATTCACAGGTTCCGGGGGCCGTCTTGTCTTCAATTATGCGCACGTGTTCCGACAGTTCCTCAATGCTTATGGCGCCATGGCGGTGAACGAATACCCCTTTTTCCCGGAAGGATATGATGGTCGACTCTATCCCGTATGCGGAATCCCCCCCATCGAGAACAAGGGGCACCCGGTCCGCGAAGGACCTGGCAACATGGCGCACCCGGGTGGGGCTCATGTAGCCGAAAGGATTGGCACTCGGTGCCGCGATGGGTTTTTGAAGGGCGCCGATGAGCGCCAGCGCCACGGGATGTGAAGGCACACGGATTCCGACCGTGGGAAGACCGGCGGTGACAATGTCGGGAATGGATGGGTTTTTCCTGAGGATCATGGTGAGGGGACCGGGCCAGAATATCTTCATAAGCCGTCTGGCGTCCCCGGGGACATCGCTCACGTAGTCCTTCAGCCGCTGTGGTCCGTCAAGGTGCACTATAAGGGGATCGAAGTGGGGCCTCTGCTTGACCTCGAAGATCTTTGCGACGGCATAAGGGTTCTGGGCGAGAGCGCCGAGGCCGTACACGGTCTCCGTGGGAAAGGCAACGATACCTCCCGCCTCGAGGATCTCCACCGCTTTGAGGATCGATTCTTTTTCCTTCCCGTTGAGGATCTCCATGGGTTTTCTCGGCTCAGTCGGCTAAAAGAAGGCAGGGCCTGATGGCTGTCTGTTCATGACGTTGCGGAAGGTATGGAGGGGTTTCACTTCGGTTCGTTCGGTTTCTGAGAGGCTTTGTCCTTTTCCTGTCGTTCCTTTTGTTCCGGTGTGACATCAATGGAATCGGGCTCATTTACGGATTTTTTGAAGCCTTTGATACCTTTCCCTATCGCCCCACCTATCTCCGAGATCCTGCCGGCGCCGAAAATGAGTACGACGATGACAAGTATTATGATCAGTTCCGGCATTCCGAGGCCAAACATTCCTTCCTCCTTTTGATTATGTCCTCCAAATTATAATAGGAAACAATTAAAATGTATAGCTTTTTGTCGGTTTTTTAGTGGAAATGAAAGTCCTTTTCTGATACTATTCATGCTTGGCGGTCCCATCGTCTAGCGGCCCAGGACGTCGGCCTCTCACGCCGAAAACACGAGTTCGATTCTCGTTGGGACCACATTAAGAACCGTTCCAAGTTTCAGGCTCCAAAGTTCCGGAGTTTCCAGGAAAACACCTCCTGCTGCCTATGCGTCCTGTAGGTCCTATCAAGACCCTGACCCCTCACCCATTCCCGACGAAGTTCTTGAGTGCTGCTATCGCGCGGCCGCGATGGCTCAGGGTGTTTTTCTCTTCCGTGGAGAGTTCAGCCAGGTATTTGCCGAGTTCCGGGGAATAGAAGACGGGATCGTATCCGAAGCCGCCCGAACCATGTTCGCCGAGACCAATGTATCCTTTGAGTTCTCCGTAGAAAACGTAGCAGCGGTCCTTCTGCGGCAGGTACAAAGCCACATACGCCTTGAAGGTTGCCTTGCGGTCCTCCCAGGGTACACCGTTGAGCTCGCCGAGAAGACGTCTTATGCGTTCTTCATCGTTCCTGCCGTATCGGGAGGAATGGACGCCGGGCCTTCCGCCGAGAGCGGCGACCTCCAGGCCGGAATCATCGGCAAGGGCGGGCATGCCGAAATGCTCCCCGACCTTGCGCGCCTTTTTCATCGCATTGTCAGCGTAATGGGGGCTGTCCTCATCGACAACGATGGCGTCCTCAAAATCGAGGAGGGAATAGGCGTGAGTGAATTGGCCCGATATGAGGTCCCGGATCTCTCCGAACTTGCCCCTGTTCGTCGTCGCGATGATGACGTTTGTCATAGGGGGAAGAGGGGGCCGAGGGTCGCTTTCTGCTGCGTTGTGATCTCACCTATGCCTTTCAGGGCGTACTGGTACATGATGTCGAACTGTTCCTTGGTAAAAGGTTTCTTCTCCGCGGTGCCCTGGACCTCGATGAGCTGTCCCTTGCCTGTCATGACGAAGTTCATGTCCACCTCGGCCTTCGAATCTTCTTCGTAGGACAGATCGAGGGCGATGTCGCCGCTGACAATGCCGACGCTGATGGCCGCGACGCTGTCCCGCAGGGGGACCTTGTCGATCATACCCCGTCTTTTCATACCCCACAGGGCCTCAACGAGGGCGACGTAGCCGCCGGTGATGCTTGCGGTTCTCGTTCCGCCGTCCGCCTGGATCACATCGCAGTCGACCCAGATGGTCCTCTCGCCGATGATATCGAGATTGACTATGGCCCGAAGCGCCCTTCCAATGAGGCGCTGGATCTCGTGCGTTCTGCCGCCGATACGCCCGGAAACGGATTCACGCATGGACCTGTTGTGGGTGGCCCGGGGGAGCATGGAATACTCGGCGGTCAGCCAGCCCTTGCCGCTGTTCTTCAGGAAAGGGGGGACCTTCTCTTCCACGCTGACGCCGCAAATAACCTTTGTACCGCCCATCTCAACGAGCACGGAGCCCTCGGGATACCGCAGGAAGCTCTTTTCGATCCTAAGGTGACGTATTTCGTCGCTCGCCCTTGAATTCTCTCTCATCTTTACCTCTTTTCATATAGTTCAGCATACCTTCATACAATTTGTCGAAGGCATCGCCAGGTTTATTCTTCTGAACCTCAAGCCTTACAAAGACGCCCGGCATATCTATCCCGAGAAACATGAAAAGAGGGATAGGCTTGACCTTCTTCCCGAACGGGGCGGCGATGGACGACGCGAGGCTTCCCGACCGGGCGGCGTGCGAGCCCGGCACTTCATCGGCATTCAATATAAGGCCCTCTCCTTTTTTCGCGTTGCTCACGGCGACGAAGGCGTCGGTGTGGTCCGACGGCACCAGTTCGACTGCAAGCATGAAGAGAGCCCTTTCCCTATTTACCTTGTTGGCCGTCTCGACCTGCTTTTCCATCGACCCGGGGGAGTTATAGACGGTCATCGTAAGCCCCTTGTCGGCCAGGTATTTTTTAAAGACATTCCACATGGCGTCGTCGTGGACACCCGCACGAGAGAGGACAATGTGTTCCGCCCCGCACAGGGATGGTGCACATGTCAGCAGAAAAAATGCGGTGAGACACAGGAGGACTTTGCCCATAGGTGACGACTGCGCTCCTGTCCTGTGTGAATACACGGGTTTAACGGTGTGCTCCAAGGATATACCTTTCCAGGCCGACCGCCGCTGTCGCCCCGTCGCCGACCGCCGTGGAAACCTGGCGAAGCGTCTTCTTGCGGATGTCTCCCGCAGCATAAAGCCCGGGGGTTGCGGTGGCGAGCCCTTCGTCGGTGATGATGAAGCCCGCGGGGTCGCGTTCGACCAGGTCTCCGAGAAAACCTGTATTGGCGCGGCTGCCGACGTAGACAAAGACGCCGCTTACCTGCAGATCTCCGCGCCGGCCTGTTTTCGTATCCTCAATGACAAGGCATTCCACCTGGTCCTTGCCGGTGATCTGGAGGGGACGACTGTTCCAGAGGAACTCCATTTTCGGGTTCCGAAAGGCGCGTTCCTGGAGGATCTTTTGCGCCCTCAGGGCGTCCCTGCGATGTACCACGTATACTTTCCTGACGATATTGGCGAGCGACAGGGCCTCTTCGATGGCCGAATCGCCGCCGCCGATGACGGCGACATCGAGATCCTTGAAGAACATGCCGTCGCAGGTGGCGCAGTAGGAGATGCCCCTGCCGAGGAGTTCTTTCTCGCCGGGGATCCCCATCTTCACCGGTTCGGTTCCGCTGGCTACGACGACCCCACCGGCTTCGATCGTCGCATCATTCACAGTCACGGTGAAGCGCGTTCCCTCGCGCGTCAGGCTGTGGACCTCGGCAAACTCCCTGATGGGAAGGTCGAAGGCCTTTGCGTGGGCGGTGAACCTTTCCATCAGTTCCCTGCCCGATATTCCCTCGGGAAACCCCGGATAGTTCTCCACGCGACCCGTGTTGAGAGGCGCGCCGCCGGGAAGGACCTTTTCGAGAAGGAGCGTCTTGATCCCGCCGCGCATAAGGTAGAGTCCGGCCGTCAGACCCGCGGGGCCGCCGCCGATGACTATAGCTTCATACTGCTCCGACATGCCCGAAAACCTCCTGAAATAATTGCCTCTCCAAGCTTACGCGGCTGCCTGGCGTGTTTTTCATTGTAAGGAATCCACCGGTAATATTCAACGTAATTTTCTTTTTCCCGTGCACTCCGTTGTGCAGTTCCTGCACATGAGGGCGGCATTGTGCGTTTCATAGAATCGCTCGGGAAACCGGTAATACAGATACTCCCATTGAATGACGATGATGATGGAAAGGGCGACGATGGACCACGTCCAGAAGGACTGTATGAAGATAAGGGGAGAAAAAGCCATGATGTAACCCCAGTTGTTGATGCGGCAGGTGCTGCAGCATTTGCCCTGCGCCAGCCACTTGAAAGGGCAGAAAACACTGACACAGAACTGGTCCATGAAGACGAAAAAGAGAACGATGATGTAGATCCAGGTGTCGCTGAGCATGCCCACCATGCGCCAGAGGGAGATATCGGCGAGCAGCAGGAGCCAGTAAAAGGCTGATTTCAGGGCGCCCCGGTCGGTCTTTGCTTTCAGGGAACGGAGCTTTTCATCTCGCGCGGGCGTGATGCCCCCGGCTTCCCGGTAGAACCGGCCGAAGACCTTCCGGGAGGAGATCTTCTTGTTGAACCGGGGGACCATGCGCTTGATTAGTATGAACACGGTCAGCGCCCACAGGACGTGATAGACCTTCACGGGGCCGAGGACGGCAAAGGTGAAGAACACCGTCAGGACGTCGGAGCGAAACATGGCGATAAGACCCACGATGACGACGAGGCCGGCCTTCACCCAGAAAGCCCTGCGTCCCGGCATGCCCTGTTCTTCGCCGCGGTTCTTCACGGGGCCGACCGGTTGCAGGCGTCTCCTGCATGGTCACGTATGGGGGTCATCCTAACGGTCGGCCTCTTTCAATACCGCCGAGCTGCCGTTGCCGAGTATGAGGGTATACGGTCCTTGTCCGGCGTGGTACATGAACCTGATCTGGACGTAATACGTGCCCGCCGGCATGTTCGCCTCAATGAGGAAGTCCTTTCGGGTATCCTGTCCGTCGCGTGCGAGCCTGTTCCCTTTCGAATCCAGGAGGTCAGCCACAATGTCGAGGCCTCTCTGCGAAGCGATGCGCATTTTTCCGCCGGGGAAGTCGAAACGGAACGCATCGTAGTCCGACCGGTCGATGTAGGCATGCACCGTTGAATCGTAGGGGATGACCGTCGCATTGCCCGTGTACGCCGGGGCCTCTTTCACAAAGCCCGACCGGGGCGGCAGGGAAGCGTCCGGTTTGGGAGGAGGGGGCGCGACGGTGCCTGGTGCGGTGGTACCCGGGGTTTGGCCTGCGGTGGAGCCTGTTGGCGGCACCGGTGTCAGGGGAGGTTTTTTTGCGCCTGTCCGGTCGCCGGGGATATTGGTGAGAAGAAAGGGCGCCTTCCAGACGGTTCCCCGCGACCTGTTGGCCGACTTCGCAACCACATCGTCACCGTCCGCCGGATGCTTCAGCATTATCCGTGTGGACATGTCCGGTCTTCTGAAATTGACGATAATATAAAGGTTGTCGTGTTCACTCTGCGGTGCGATGGTGATATTATGGCGGACAAGGTCGCATGAGGCCTGTTCACCCCGCCGTATGGGCCAGGGCTGCTGTGCCCGCGAGACGAACGAGCGCGTGAATCCGGTGGATGTCCCGTAGGAATGAGTGTCGGCGGTAAGAGGCGTATCGCCGGACAGGTAGATCAATATCGGTGCACGGTCGGGGGGTGCGGGGTGGCAATCGTAAAAGGTGTACTTTTGTCCCGGGGCCACCTGGAAGTGAAAGACCCTGACGTAATCGGGGAGCTTTTGGCTCTCAAAGGAGCAGTATCTGAGGATCTTCTTATAGACCGTCTTCCTGTTGACGGCCTCGCCAGGTGCTTTTATCGTAAGCATTGTGTTGAGAGGCAACGCCTCGGCGGTTGTCTGGCCCCGAGCCGGAAATGAGTAAAATGAAAGACCGATGATCACGGCCAAAAGGAGCCAGGTGGAGCGCACTGTTTTTCTCATAGAAGAATACCTCCTTTCTTTCGGTTCAGGGAGTCTTATCAGGGACCATCCTGCCGCAAGGATAACCGGAGGGGGAATGAATGTCAACGGGATTGAGGACAATGGCCGATGACCAAATTACAGTGAGCAATGATGAAGACAATTACCAATTAACCAGTGACGAAACAGAAGAAAATGGCTGAATTCGTTATTGGAATATGATTGCCGGTCGTGTGAACCCGCCTGGTCATTTCAATGGGATCATTGGTCGTTGTCTTTAAAAAATGGAGCGGGAAACGGGGCTCGAACCCGCGGCATCAAGCTTGGGAAGCTTGCACTCTACCAGCTGAGTTATTCCCGCACCGAGGATATAATTCTAAAAGAAAAGGGCATGGAAAGTAAAGAAAAGAAAGTTTCAATTTTTCCTGTTATACCCGAATCTTTCCTCGAAGACGGGGGCTACGAGGTTGTCGATGGGGGCGTGGTCGTCACGGATGACCATGGCATCCTTCCTGTTGATGAATTCATTCATAAGGTCTTCGGGTACGATGGAGGACGTGGCGCGGGAACCGAGCCCGTCCTGGATAAATGACTGGAAGCTGGTGATATCGAAGTTGCCCTTGCCGGCAATGACGATGAAGGTGCTTATGCGGACCTTCCTGAAATTGGGGCTTACGGAGATGAGATAGACGTTGTTTTCCCCGAAGACCTTTCTCAATGTCTTTATATAGGAAGGCAGGAAGAGCCCCTTCTGAAAATTGTCGATGATGTTGGACATGAGTATCGCCCCGGGGTTCATGATATCATTGATCTGCTGAAGGAACTCTCTTGTTGTGAGATGGTAGGGGATGGAGATGTCGTTGTAGGCATCGGTGAACACGAGGTCGTACTTCTCCTTGCAGTTCATGACGAACCACCTGCCGTCGGTATTGTAGCTCGTTATCTTCGTGTCTTTCGGCAGACCGAGATGGTCGTAAACGATCTTCGTCACCTCCGGGTCGATCTCGACGACATCTATCTTTGCCCTGGGGTAGGTGACCTCCATGTACCGGGGAAAGGTGTAACCGCCTCCGCCTATGGTAAGGCTCTTAAAGGGTGTCTCTTCGGTGAACTTCCACTTGAGGACGTCGGCATAGATGCGCTCGTATTCGTACTCGATGTGTTTTGGGTCCTGGAGGTTCACGTAAGAATGTATGAGGTTGTCGAGGACCATCGCCACGAGTTCCGTCTTCTTGTCGGAACTCACCGTCTTTGACAGTTTTATCGTATAGTAGTCGCTTTCCCTGTAAAGGTAGGTTGTGCTGCTGGCCGGAATGGCATAGAGATGGGAATTGATGAAAAAGAGACAGGGAGCGGCAATGACAATGAATATGGCCATGCTCGCCTTCTTCCGGAAGATCGAGCCTGACAGCAGGGCCGCCAGAAGAAGTATGATGCCCATGGACAGGATGATCGTCCTCGTGCCCATCCAGGAGATGAGGAAAAAGCCCGTAACAAATGTGCCGATGATGGCACCGAGTGTCGAAATGGCGTAGATCTTGCCGATGACGTTCCCTGCGTTCTCGAGGTTTTTCAGCGTAAGCCTGACGACGACAGGTGAGATAGTGCCAAGGACACAGCCCGGGATGAAAAATATGATGGACGTGACGATGAAGATCCGCATCATCAGGGAAACGGGGAACCGGTAAGCGGCGATGGCGTATGTAAGGGGAATGATCGTGAGCGCCATCGCGCCCGATATGAGGAGGAGCCACCCCAGGGTTTTCCTGGAGGGATACCTGTCGACGAGCTTGCCCCCGATAAAGGCGCCGATACTGATCCCGGCAAGGATGACACCAATGATGCTCGTCCACGTGTAGATCGAAACCCCGACAAAAGGCGCGAGGATGCGGCCCGCTACCATTTCGATCACAAGGGTGCAGAAACTCGCGATAAAGGTGATGATGTACGCCTCACGAAGATTCATGGATGTGGACCTCCCTGTATCACTTTATGGGTTTGTCCTCTTTGTGTGGAAAATACCCCTTCCGATGGTCCCGGAAACCTTGAATACTTAATAGTATCCCCCCTGTTTTGTCAAAGAAATTCACTAAAAAAGGGGTGACCGCCGGCAGGCCGCGACCCCGATGCCCTTTCATCCACACGGAAGAATTGTACAACCGGCTTTTTTATACTATATTATTATGGTCATGAGAGTTCTCCTTGTAGAAGATGAATCGAAGGTCGCCAATTTTATTATGAGGGGCCTCGAAGAGGAAGGATATGTGGTG containing:
- a CDS encoding fused MFS/spermidine synthase, translating into MNLREAYIITFIASFCTLVIEMVAGRILAPFVGVSIYTWTSIIGVILAGISIGAFIGGKLVDRYPSRKTLGWLLLISGAMALTIIPLTYAIAAYRFPVSLMMRIFIVTSIIFFIPGCVLGTISPVVVRLTLKNLENAGNVIGKIYAISTLGAIIGTFVTGFFLISWMGTRTIILSMGIILLLAALLSGSIFRKKASMAIFIVIAAPCLFFINSHLYAIPASSTTYLYRESDYYTIKLSKTVSSDKKTELVAMVLDNLIHSYVNLQDPKHIEYEYERIYADVLKWKFTEETPFKSLTIGGGGYTFPRYMEVTYPRAKIDVVEIDPEVTKIVYDHLGLPKDTKITSYNTDGRWFVMNCKEKYDLVFTDAYNDISIPYHLTTREFLQQINDIMNPGAILMSNIIDNFQKGLFLPSYIKTLRKVFGENNVYLISVSPNFRKVRISTFIVIAGKGNFDITSFQSFIQDGLGSRATSSIVPEDLMNEFINRKDAMVIRDDHAPIDNLVAPVFEERFGYNRKN